One region of Eleutherodactylus coqui strain aEleCoq1 chromosome 5, aEleCoq1.hap1, whole genome shotgun sequence genomic DNA includes:
- the MISP gene encoding mitotic interactor and substrate of PLK1 isoform X3 yields MVTEGSYLSDGGQEAITESVPTSLQETDICADSDKTYIPKEQGPNITDSQTGTAASEGTMDRVTRRLFSSFSSTQSINGSQQDLANSSEETQATEKTDINKDMWVPPPDRHLKLLREEERFEIRSHLPKMSPTKLFADDSDGDDDDEVAPRSPELTPEIVIELQKKRTDIIKKQGQRQSLDTDSVMNIRDEIDGSVSQVDLTGADGRQNKPNIHTEQIDFESARQQFLKLEKEKNSLPITPRPRPSQSQLNSLSLHENYQVTKKQEDPEGKSHKDDCIVTREITTTERSSSLLRKQFLKSLLMDNEEQEKSSYKIKEDEESIPNPKDETPIEREIRLALQREETLRKERGILSLGKTKEIVEISKDSVLANSPDMLTKRSKNRPHASSFIQKEIEREVRREADLQSEGRVAGLYDKGNSQELDERRKMFEQPDEIPVQPQQGSSTKVITNEKACNVSQEDLVTNDTKNWTGLDSPQPYSVRMKWKPATSNVYRNRRLSVDNLLEKESSEKTFASCKEDLYVEPLKSLLHVQVNDGDVERYHTIGHRERYNIRLRPSLSNIIEQEIQQALERDRELQEERRKSGLLPSTIHNELSTSMNVGPNGYDTDGTSSLNSNVSNSGSSTPWKGTLGNISPSYDTFRPQEYPQFGVCESDGDRLKKHENWYAGIDPSDAVNTEIVESTRVNRHKNTMALRWEAGLYANEQGD; encoded by the exons ATGGTAACAGAGGGAAGCTATTTATCGGATGGTGGACAAGAGGCAATAACTGAAAGTGTTCCCACTTCCCTGCAAGAAACTGATATATGTGCAGACAGTGACAAGACGTATATTCCCAAAGAACAGGGGCCAAACATTACTGACTCACAGACCGGCACTGCTGCCTCAGAAGGAACCATGGATAGAGTCACCAGAAGATTGTTCTCTTCCTTTTCCTCAACCCAAAGTATTAATGGTTCTCAGCAAGATTTAGCTAATTCTTCTGAGGAGACCCAAGCAACAGAAAAGACTGACATAAACAAGGATATGTGGGTTCCTCCACCTGATCGTCATCTGAAGCTCTTAAGAGAGGAGGAGCGTTTTGAAATACGGTCACATCTTCCCAAAATGAGTCCAACAAAGTTATTTGCAGATGATAGTGATGGAGATGATGACGATGAAGTCGCACCCCGATCTCCTGAGCTTACCCCAGAAATAGTAATAGAACTTCAGAAAAAACGTACAGACATCATTAAAAAACAAGGTCAACGTCAAAGCTTGGACACAGACAGCGTGATGAATATACGTGACGAGATCGATGGCTCAGTTTCACAGGTAGATCTCACCGGGGCAGACGGTAGACAGAACAAGCCCAATATACACACAGAACAGATAGATTTTGAATCTGCAAGACAGCAATTTCTAAAGTTGGAGAAGGAGAAAAATAGTCTTCCCATAACGCCTCGTCCTCGGCCAAGTCAATCTCAGCTAAATTCACTCTCTCTACATGAAAATTATCAGGTGACCAAGAAGCAGGAAGACCCGGAAGGTAAATCACATAAAGATGACTGTATTGTAACCCGAGAAATTACTACAACGGAGAGGAGTTCAAGTCTCCTCCGTAAACAGTTCTTAAAGTCCTTGTTAATGGATAATGAAGAGCAAGAAAAGTCCTCATACAAGATCAAGGAAGACGAGGAGAGCATTCCCAACCCCAAGGATGAAACACCTATTGAAAGAGAAATTCGTCTAGCCTTACAAAGGGAGGAAACTTTAAGGAAGGAAAGAGGGATCCTAAGTTTAGGGAAAACAAAGGAGATTGTAGAGATTTCTAAAGATTCCGTACTTGCTAATTCGCCAGATATGCTCACCAAGAGGAGCAAAAACAGGCCTCACGCCTCTTCATTCATACAGAAGGAGATTGAAAGGGAGGTCCGGAGAGAGGCTGACCTACAAAGTGAAGGCAGAGTGGCAGGACTTTATGATAAAGGTAATTCCCAGGAACTGGATGAACGTAGAAAGATGTTTGAGCAGCCAGATGAAATACCTGTTCAGCCGCAGCAAGGGAGCAGCACCAAAGTCATCACTAATGAGAAAGCTTGCAACGTATCACAGGAAGATTTGGTAACAAATGACACAAAGAACTGGACAggcttagattctcctcagcccTACAGTGTAAGAATGAAGTGGAAGCCAGCAACGTCTAACGTCTACAGGAACAGAAGGCTCAGTGTAGACAATCTTTTAGAAAAGGAGTCTTCAGAGAAAACCTTTGCATCGTGCAAAGAGGATTTGTATGTCGAGCCTTTGAAATCTCTGCTGCACGTTCAGGTCAACGATGGAGATGTTGAAAGGTACCACACAATAGGCCATAGGGAGAGGTACAACATAAGGCTGAGGCCTTCACTTTCCAACATCATTGAGCAGGAAATTCAGCAAGCATTAGAAAGGGATCGTGAGCttcaagaagagagaagaaaaagtgGACTTCTTCCATCAACCATACATAATGAACTGAGCACCTCAATGAATGTTGGGCCTAATGGATATGACACAGATGGGACTTCATCATTAAACTCAA atGTTTCAAACAGCGGGTCTTCTACACCGTGGAAAGGAACTCTGGGAAATATATCGCCATCTTATGATACTTTTAGACCACAAGAGTATCCCCAGTTTGGAGTTTGTGAGTCTGATGGAGACAGGCTAAAAAAGCATGAAAACTGG
- the MISP gene encoding mitotic interactor and substrate of PLK1 isoform X2, producing MVQENGEDGSFNVSNLIKEKPKEQNVTDSKELISMVTEGSYLSDGGQEAITESVPTSLQETDICADSDKTYIPKEQGPNITDSQTGTAASEGTMDRVTRRLFSSFSSTQSINGSQQDLANSSEETQATEKTDINKDMWVPPPDRHLKLLREEERFEIRSHLPKMSPTKLFADDSDGDDDDEVAPRSPELTPEIVIELQKKRTDIIKKQGQRQSLDTDSVMNIRDEIDGSVSQVDLTGADGRQNKPNIHTEQIDFESARQQFLKLEKEKNSLPITPRPRPSQSQLNSLSLHENYQVTKKQEDPEGKSHKDDCIVTREITTTERSSSLLRKQFLKSLLMDNEEQEKSSYKIKEDEESIPNPKDETPIEREIRLALQREETLRKERGILSLGKTKEIVEISKDSVLANSPDMLTKRSKNRPHASSFIQKEIEREVRREADLQSEGRVAGLYDKGNSQELDERRKMFEQPDEIPVQPQQGSSTKVITNEKACNVSQEDLVTNDTKNWTGLDSPQPYSVRMKWKPATSNVYRNRRLSVDNLLEKESSEKTFASCKEDLYVEPLKSLLHVQVNDGDVERYHTIGHRERYNIRLRPSLSNIIEQEIQQALERDRELQEERRKSGLLPSTIHNELSTSMNVGPNGYDTDGTSSLNSNVSNSGSSTPWKGTLGNISPSYDTFRPQEYPQFGVCESDGDRLKKHENWIVESTRVNRHKNTMALRWEAGLYANEQGD from the exons ATG gtgcaAGAAAATGGAGAAGATGGAAGTTTTAATGTATCCAATCTAATAAAAGAGAAGCCAAAGGAGCAGAATGTCACAGACTCCAAGGAACTTATATCCATGGTAACAGAGGGAAGCTATTTATCGGATGGTGGACAAGAGGCAATAACTGAAAGTGTTCCCACTTCCCTGCAAGAAACTGATATATGTGCAGACAGTGACAAGACGTATATTCCCAAAGAACAGGGGCCAAACATTACTGACTCACAGACCGGCACTGCTGCCTCAGAAGGAACCATGGATAGAGTCACCAGAAGATTGTTCTCTTCCTTTTCCTCAACCCAAAGTATTAATGGTTCTCAGCAAGATTTAGCTAATTCTTCTGAGGAGACCCAAGCAACAGAAAAGACTGACATAAACAAGGATATGTGGGTTCCTCCACCTGATCGTCATCTGAAGCTCTTAAGAGAGGAGGAGCGTTTTGAAATACGGTCACATCTTCCCAAAATGAGTCCAACAAAGTTATTTGCAGATGATAGTGATGGAGATGATGACGATGAAGTCGCACCCCGATCTCCTGAGCTTACCCCAGAAATAGTAATAGAACTTCAGAAAAAACGTACAGACATCATTAAAAAACAAGGTCAACGTCAAAGCTTGGACACAGACAGCGTGATGAATATACGTGACGAGATCGATGGCTCAGTTTCACAGGTAGATCTCACCGGGGCAGACGGTAGACAGAACAAGCCCAATATACACACAGAACAGATAGATTTTGAATCTGCAAGACAGCAATTTCTAAAGTTGGAGAAGGAGAAAAATAGTCTTCCCATAACGCCTCGTCCTCGGCCAAGTCAATCTCAGCTAAATTCACTCTCTCTACATGAAAATTATCAGGTGACCAAGAAGCAGGAAGACCCGGAAGGTAAATCACATAAAGATGACTGTATTGTAACCCGAGAAATTACTACAACGGAGAGGAGTTCAAGTCTCCTCCGTAAACAGTTCTTAAAGTCCTTGTTAATGGATAATGAAGAGCAAGAAAAGTCCTCATACAAGATCAAGGAAGACGAGGAGAGCATTCCCAACCCCAAGGATGAAACACCTATTGAAAGAGAAATTCGTCTAGCCTTACAAAGGGAGGAAACTTTAAGGAAGGAAAGAGGGATCCTAAGTTTAGGGAAAACAAAGGAGATTGTAGAGATTTCTAAAGATTCCGTACTTGCTAATTCGCCAGATATGCTCACCAAGAGGAGCAAAAACAGGCCTCACGCCTCTTCATTCATACAGAAGGAGATTGAAAGGGAGGTCCGGAGAGAGGCTGACCTACAAAGTGAAGGCAGAGTGGCAGGACTTTATGATAAAGGTAATTCCCAGGAACTGGATGAACGTAGAAAGATGTTTGAGCAGCCAGATGAAATACCTGTTCAGCCGCAGCAAGGGAGCAGCACCAAAGTCATCACTAATGAGAAAGCTTGCAACGTATCACAGGAAGATTTGGTAACAAATGACACAAAGAACTGGACAggcttagattctcctcagcccTACAGTGTAAGAATGAAGTGGAAGCCAGCAACGTCTAACGTCTACAGGAACAGAAGGCTCAGTGTAGACAATCTTTTAGAAAAGGAGTCTTCAGAGAAAACCTTTGCATCGTGCAAAGAGGATTTGTATGTCGAGCCTTTGAAATCTCTGCTGCACGTTCAGGTCAACGATGGAGATGTTGAAAGGTACCACACAATAGGCCATAGGGAGAGGTACAACATAAGGCTGAGGCCTTCACTTTCCAACATCATTGAGCAGGAAATTCAGCAAGCATTAGAAAGGGATCGTGAGCttcaagaagagagaagaaaaagtgGACTTCTTCCATCAACCATACATAATGAACTGAGCACCTCAATGAATGTTGGGCCTAATGGATATGACACAGATGGGACTTCATCATTAAACTCAA atGTTTCAAACAGCGGGTCTTCTACACCGTGGAAAGGAACTCTGGGAAATATATCGCCATCTTATGATACTTTTAGACCACAAGAGTATCCCCAGTTTGGAGTTTGTGAGTCTGATGGAGACAGGCTAAAAAAGCATGAAAACTGG
- the MISP gene encoding mitotic interactor and substrate of PLK1 isoform X1 gives MVQENGEDGSFNVSNLIKEKPKEQNVTDSKELISMVTEGSYLSDGGQEAITESVPTSLQETDICADSDKTYIPKEQGPNITDSQTGTAASEGTMDRVTRRLFSSFSSTQSINGSQQDLANSSEETQATEKTDINKDMWVPPPDRHLKLLREEERFEIRSHLPKMSPTKLFADDSDGDDDDEVAPRSPELTPEIVIELQKKRTDIIKKQGQRQSLDTDSVMNIRDEIDGSVSQVDLTGADGRQNKPNIHTEQIDFESARQQFLKLEKEKNSLPITPRPRPSQSQLNSLSLHENYQVTKKQEDPEGKSHKDDCIVTREITTTERSSSLLRKQFLKSLLMDNEEQEKSSYKIKEDEESIPNPKDETPIEREIRLALQREETLRKERGILSLGKTKEIVEISKDSVLANSPDMLTKRSKNRPHASSFIQKEIEREVRREADLQSEGRVAGLYDKGNSQELDERRKMFEQPDEIPVQPQQGSSTKVITNEKACNVSQEDLVTNDTKNWTGLDSPQPYSVRMKWKPATSNVYRNRRLSVDNLLEKESSEKTFASCKEDLYVEPLKSLLHVQVNDGDVERYHTIGHRERYNIRLRPSLSNIIEQEIQQALERDRELQEERRKSGLLPSTIHNELSTSMNVGPNGYDTDGTSSLNSNVSNSGSSTPWKGTLGNISPSYDTFRPQEYPQFGVCESDGDRLKKHENWYAGIDPSDAVNTEIVESTRVNRHKNTMALRWEAGLYANEQGD, from the exons ATG gtgcaAGAAAATGGAGAAGATGGAAGTTTTAATGTATCCAATCTAATAAAAGAGAAGCCAAAGGAGCAGAATGTCACAGACTCCAAGGAACTTATATCCATGGTAACAGAGGGAAGCTATTTATCGGATGGTGGACAAGAGGCAATAACTGAAAGTGTTCCCACTTCCCTGCAAGAAACTGATATATGTGCAGACAGTGACAAGACGTATATTCCCAAAGAACAGGGGCCAAACATTACTGACTCACAGACCGGCACTGCTGCCTCAGAAGGAACCATGGATAGAGTCACCAGAAGATTGTTCTCTTCCTTTTCCTCAACCCAAAGTATTAATGGTTCTCAGCAAGATTTAGCTAATTCTTCTGAGGAGACCCAAGCAACAGAAAAGACTGACATAAACAAGGATATGTGGGTTCCTCCACCTGATCGTCATCTGAAGCTCTTAAGAGAGGAGGAGCGTTTTGAAATACGGTCACATCTTCCCAAAATGAGTCCAACAAAGTTATTTGCAGATGATAGTGATGGAGATGATGACGATGAAGTCGCACCCCGATCTCCTGAGCTTACCCCAGAAATAGTAATAGAACTTCAGAAAAAACGTACAGACATCATTAAAAAACAAGGTCAACGTCAAAGCTTGGACACAGACAGCGTGATGAATATACGTGACGAGATCGATGGCTCAGTTTCACAGGTAGATCTCACCGGGGCAGACGGTAGACAGAACAAGCCCAATATACACACAGAACAGATAGATTTTGAATCTGCAAGACAGCAATTTCTAAAGTTGGAGAAGGAGAAAAATAGTCTTCCCATAACGCCTCGTCCTCGGCCAAGTCAATCTCAGCTAAATTCACTCTCTCTACATGAAAATTATCAGGTGACCAAGAAGCAGGAAGACCCGGAAGGTAAATCACATAAAGATGACTGTATTGTAACCCGAGAAATTACTACAACGGAGAGGAGTTCAAGTCTCCTCCGTAAACAGTTCTTAAAGTCCTTGTTAATGGATAATGAAGAGCAAGAAAAGTCCTCATACAAGATCAAGGAAGACGAGGAGAGCATTCCCAACCCCAAGGATGAAACACCTATTGAAAGAGAAATTCGTCTAGCCTTACAAAGGGAGGAAACTTTAAGGAAGGAAAGAGGGATCCTAAGTTTAGGGAAAACAAAGGAGATTGTAGAGATTTCTAAAGATTCCGTACTTGCTAATTCGCCAGATATGCTCACCAAGAGGAGCAAAAACAGGCCTCACGCCTCTTCATTCATACAGAAGGAGATTGAAAGGGAGGTCCGGAGAGAGGCTGACCTACAAAGTGAAGGCAGAGTGGCAGGACTTTATGATAAAGGTAATTCCCAGGAACTGGATGAACGTAGAAAGATGTTTGAGCAGCCAGATGAAATACCTGTTCAGCCGCAGCAAGGGAGCAGCACCAAAGTCATCACTAATGAGAAAGCTTGCAACGTATCACAGGAAGATTTGGTAACAAATGACACAAAGAACTGGACAggcttagattctcctcagcccTACAGTGTAAGAATGAAGTGGAAGCCAGCAACGTCTAACGTCTACAGGAACAGAAGGCTCAGTGTAGACAATCTTTTAGAAAAGGAGTCTTCAGAGAAAACCTTTGCATCGTGCAAAGAGGATTTGTATGTCGAGCCTTTGAAATCTCTGCTGCACGTTCAGGTCAACGATGGAGATGTTGAAAGGTACCACACAATAGGCCATAGGGAGAGGTACAACATAAGGCTGAGGCCTTCACTTTCCAACATCATTGAGCAGGAAATTCAGCAAGCATTAGAAAGGGATCGTGAGCttcaagaagagagaagaaaaagtgGACTTCTTCCATCAACCATACATAATGAACTGAGCACCTCAATGAATGTTGGGCCTAATGGATATGACACAGATGGGACTTCATCATTAAACTCAA atGTTTCAAACAGCGGGTCTTCTACACCGTGGAAAGGAACTCTGGGAAATATATCGCCATCTTATGATACTTTTAGACCACAAGAGTATCCCCAGTTTGGAGTTTGTGAGTCTGATGGAGACAGGCTAAAAAAGCATGAAAACTGG